TTATCCTTTGGTTAGCGATACGCTTCTTTGATTGTTGAAGTGCATTTGATTGTTGCTTTGGGATTATGTTGGGATTTTTTTTTTGGATCGTAAATTTTGAAATCACAATATTGTGATGATTGGAATTATGTTTTTGATGTCTAATACTAGCCGTTTTAGAGTCCATGTTCGAAGGATCCGTTACTTTCCAGAGAGAAGTTCAAGAACTCTTTTTTACTTGTGTGAGTTCATAGTGTGAATCTAAGTTGTAGTATAATCTTTAAGACCGGAATAGTAGTTGGGTGCTTGATAATTTTTAAAGGACGTACATGTAGATTCAAAATTAAATAGAATTGATTCAAAAATCAATTAAGTTACATATGTAGATTCAACGATCTAGATGAAATAGTTTGAAGAAGGAGAATTAGTACATATTAACATCACGTTTGCGATTAGATTGGATcgtttgaagaagaagaaaaataataaAGAATTGTTGGCAAAAAGGAAGGTTGAATCGAACGGTGAAAGCCCAAACCGAATTTGATTGGTCGTAGTGAAAGATGTTATTGCGATTGTGAGGTATCCTCGTGTGACAGTTTTTGTAAAACGCGGTTTGTTATGAATAAGGAAGTTTCAAAATGTTTACTTAGCGAAGTTAACCTGAGGTCACGAAAGAAGGCAATCGAGGCTTCCAAATCGAAGATTTATAAGCCTAAAGATAACATCGACGACTTGGATTACAGAGACGCGATTCAAAACTTGTTTATGGGCCCTCAAGATAGAAGAGATGGTGGCTCATCGGCATTTGGAAAAGGAAATATGCCCGCGAAGGCTTTCGCGGCATTCGATGACATGATGACACAGTTAGCCGAGGGGAGCGCACCGGGTGATGGATCCGCTAACGGGTTATCTTACAAGATTGAGAATGGGTGCGTGAAAAATTCTTTGAAAGAGACGATCAATGGAAATTGATAAAGGTGGGTCCTCGAAGTTGATTTTAATGGTTCGTCATGTGTTTTCGTCAATTGATTTTGTTCCTTGTATTTTCGTATATTATTCGATTTCTTGCTTGGCAATTTTTTATCGTGATATTAGGGAGGCTCGCTTataaatagttttttttaattagTTGCTTTCTAGGCCCGAGCTTCCCCTTTTTTCCCTTGTTCTTTTGTATTTTTTGTTGAGGGCGTTTTCTTTTGAAAAACGACCTCGTATCTATATGAGTATTCgttttttcgcaaaaaaaaaaaaacctagatGAAATAGCCACAATTCTTAAAACATATACATTGAATATCAATAAAACTAACTCTAAACAAACCAATACAACTACTAACTGAAATTCCCATCCCCGCGATATCTTAAGCCGATGTTCGAAAGATTTACGGAGTTAGCACTACACACAAATGAAGGGATTCTTTCTAACAACAAACCGAATATCTAATTGAGAAGCCGAACCTCCCATGTCTCGTCAGCATCCAAACATGACATTAAACGTAATATTAAGTGTGATTTATTGTTCACGATGTCACCTTGTAAATACCCCTAACTTTGAGGGTATATTGGCAAATAACCTTTTTCCACTTTTTCTCACTTTCTTTatcataatatatttatttattttcattttattttacaCTTCCTTTTTGCTCTTCAATAATCCTTCAACCGTTAACTAACCACAAAATAACTAAACTAAGAATAATCGTAAATGTCAACTAGCGGCAAAGCGGGGCACGAAATAATTTAACCAAGAATAATCGTAAACGCCAACGCGGGTAGGTTTACTAGTTATGCCAAAGTTCGTTTTGATTTAATTAATCTGGATTGATTAATTTGATAAATGCGGCTTTGTATTTCCATTTATCCACACTTCCAACCGGTTTGCTTGTACTATTCTCCATCTTAACCGGCCGAGTTAATCCGGTTTGCTGTCTGCAAGTACTGTTATCCGTCTCTGTTTCACTTCAGCAACAAAAAATGGCGTCTATTTCTTTCTTATCCATCTCTTTCATTTCCCCTCATGCTCAATCACGCGCCAATAAACCGCGCAAACGCATTTCTTCTAAAAACCCTAAAAAAACCACCACCTTAACCACCTCCCGGCCACCGCCGCTCTCCGTCACCGGTGGCCAAGCCACTACCTACACTCGCTTACCTCCCATTGATGACGCCATCTCCGATTCCTTCTCCGAAATTAAACTTTCCGATTTACCAGTACCATCTCTGAAACAGAAAAAACCTTATTCCAAAACTAAAAGTAAAATTCACCCTAAGATTGAGGATACTGTAGAAATAGCTCATTCCGGTAGTGATgaggatgaggatgatgatgaattagggtttgattacGGTAAGTTTGAGCTATTTGAGGTGAATTCAGATGATGAAATTGATACCGATGGTGAAGAGTATATTGTAGATGAATTAGGGTTTgacaatgataatgatgaagtaggTGATGATGAGGAGGAGAGGGAGAAAGAGAAAGGAGTTCCAGCTGTAATGCGATGCTTCGATAGGGCGAAAATTTATGTACGGTCGGGTGACGGTGGAAACGGTGTGGTGGCGTTTCGTCGTGAGAAGTTTGTACCGTTAGGTGGACCGTCTGGCGGTGATGGTGGTAGAGGTGGGAATGTGTATTTGGAAGTTGATAGTTCGATGAATTCGTTGTTACCGTTCAGGAATAGTATTCATTTTCGAGCGGGGAGAGGGAGTCATGGGCAGGGGAGTAAGATGAGCGGGGCGAAAGGTGAGGATGTTGTTGTGAAAGTGCCGCCTGGGACGGTGGTTAGGGCTGCCGGAAAAGATGGTGTTCCTGGTGATGCGTTGTTGGAGTTGTTGTATGCCGGTGATCGGGCTTTGTTGTTGCCTGGCGGTAGAGGTGGTAGGGGGAACGCTTCGTTTAAATCAGGAACTAATAAGGTGCCTAGGATTGCTGAAAATGGAGAAGAAGGTCCTGAAATGTGAGTTCTGTGTAACTTATTTAATATTATGAACTTTGTTGTGTATGTTTTCAGATCATGATTGATTGTGATTGATGTTTTGTTACCAGGTGGTTGGAATTAGAGCTTAAATTGGTTGCAGATATTGGAATTGTGGGTGCTCCAAATGCAGGGAAAAGCACGTTTTTAAGTGTTATTAGTGCTGCTCAGCCAAACATCGCAAATTACCCATTTACGACACTACTTCCAAATTTGGGTGTGGTTTCATTTGATTACGATGCTTCTATTGTTGTGGCGGATCTTCCGGGTTTACTTGAAGGTGCCCACAGAGGTTTTGGTTTGGGCCATGAGTTTCTAAGGCATACCGAAAGATGTTCGGCTCTGGTATGTTTCTTTTTGCATTATTTAACGTGTCAGATCTTTATCATGTCAATTGATCTAATTAAAACAATAGGTAAAAGATAATTTTTGAATAATCAATCTATGACAATATTGACTTATATCATTAAGTTCATTAACCATTGCAAAATTACATCTTTTGAACTCAAAGGGTGGGAACTAGGAACTATTATGAAACTCAAAGAAGTGTGCCTAACCCTAAGGGCCTTTATCATTTTATTGCATTGATGCATAATAATTGTTTAGAATAAGCACATTGTATGACTGATACTCGTCAAAGAAGCACAAATACGTATTGCTCAGTCTTAAGCTTAAACCTTATATACGTTGGGCAACTTCGTCTAACTCAAGCTCGTGAAAGTGATATGACAATTATAtgcattaaaaataaatgattacaAAATATGTTTTGAAAGAAATTATTGTGAATTAATGGTTGTATGATGGAAAATGGAGGCTTAGGTACACATTGTTGATGGCTCGTCTCAGCAACCAGAATATGAATATGATGCAGTTCGACTTGAGTTGGAAATGTTCAGTCCTGAAATTGCTGAAAAGCCGTTTATAGTTGCATACAACAAAATGGATCTTCCTGAGGCATATGAAAAGTGGGAATCGTTCCAAAAGAACCTTCGTTCACGCGGGATTGAACCTTTTTGCATAAGTGCAATAAACAGAGAGGGGACTCGGGATTTGATCACTTCTGCTTACGAGCTTGTTAGACAAGGAATTGAAGACAAAAAAGATGAAAGTGAGCACTTCATCATCTTATTTTAAGTGTATGGTCATATGTTTTGTTTTGTTTCTTAGTTATGATATTTTTGTTTAATGCAGGTTGGAGAGATCCTGTACAGTTTAGTCATGTTGCTGAAATGGTGAAAAAACAGAGGACGGCTCCCATTAATGAATTTCAAATTTCTCATGACAGTTCTTCAAATACATGGCATATTGAAGGAGCTGGCTTGCAAAGATTTGTTCAAATGACAAACTGGAAGTAAGTTTATAGCTGTACATACAATAATATAAAGAATTTTTGttcatatttaataataatatcagatATCAGATAAATTATATGTTAGCTGTATCTTTTAGTGTGTGTTTCTAGATGTAGCTTGAAATGATATTGACATCTACTTATTTTGCAATAGATACATGGACTCCGATAGAAGGTTCCAGCACGTGCTTGAAGCATGCGGTGTTAACAAGTCACTGATAAAACGTGGTGTGAAGGAAGGTGATACAGTCATCATTGGCGAGGTATACTTTATTGTAAAAATGATTTTCCTGTATTCCTTAACCTTTAGAAAACAAACTAGAAGAAAGAAAGATATAAATAACCAACTATTCACGTCCTTTAAATATCGTGTGAGGTAGTCGGTCACTAAAGTTGATAGATTTTTCTTACTCTTTATGTGAAAAATGGGCCGATTTGGTTTATAATACGTGGCAAATAAGGTTTCCTTTGATTGCTATTATTAAAAGAAAAAGTTGGGTTATTATTCTGATTAGTGATATTACTTGTTTTACTCGTACGTATTAATTAGCCATGAAGGTAAATTAGTGTTAGCCTGTCATCCAGCATGTTTTGACCCCGCCTTACAAATTTTCGTGTTCTGACCCAAATCCGTTATCCATTGTTGTAAAAAAACCCGGATTAttaccgattaatctccgattactcCTTTTGAAGAACAGACCGATCCAATTTTCCAAAATCCGTTTAATTTTTCGGTCAATGTCAGTTAATGGGCCGAAATTGAATTTGTTGGTCAAATTCAGTCAAACTCaaaaattggtcaacattttatGAATTTAGACTAGATTTTAATGTTTTTGAACAAATGGACGATTATGTTTGTTTTTAGACAATTACGTTAAAGTTTATGCTTACGCttatggttttcttctatatttacacacataattttgaaatttattatttaaatttataaaaagtcTAATCTGCTTAATCCCCGAATCGCCGACGAGTACTCCTACCTGCCCATTGGCCCCATTTGGTCACTTAAATAACTGCTCACATCCATGATATACTTGTGTTAAGTTTTGTTATTTATATGCTAGATGGAGATGATATGGCATGATTCTCCCAACAGTTCTGGGCCTTCTGGCCCGAACCGGAAATTCTCCACAGAATCAGAGAAATGGGCTAATTGGAAATGATCCATATGTAATACGAGGTTTTCTTTTGTCAAAGAAAGGTGCTGGTTATTTATTAAGGTATGCATTCCCCAACCATATATTCCTCACTTTCTCTTGGAGTATTATATTAAGCGATCGTTCCCCTACATTATGTGATTATTACGTCTTTAAGCAATCTAATCTCATTCAAAACTATCTTGTACAACCTCAACATTATATAATTATAGATCCAGCATGAGCATAGCAATTGTCACATACTTAACATAATATGTACTGTACTTGCTTATGTGCAGTGCCTGACAGTTTTTGGTTGCGGATGCAAATTAAAATTTTATAGATGACCAGAGCAGCAGTTTGTATAGAAGTTAATGGTGCTAGATTATATATGTGTCTCCGTTTCCTATACAAGTATTGTCAGTCTATTGGTTAAGCTAATCTTTTGATGTAGCTAGCTCTTACCAAATAGTGTTATGAACGTGTTGTAAGTTGATAGTTATCATAACATATGTACTTTATCTAAGTGTTGATCTTTTCGTAACAAGCACAACTAACTAGCACGATCTTAAGAGAACCATGTGTGATTTGGCTTTTGATCTACACTTGCTAAATAGTTAATCATGATGAATAAATCGAAAATCTGAAAGGAAGAAAATATCATTGTGGCTGACACTGATCCATGACTAAGAATGAAAGTTAGCAAGTAAGCTGGTAATTTCTAGGCACTTGCCAAAATGTTAATCAATTGCTATTGACCGAGCATAGTATCTAGTTCTCTTACAAATTTAGTCATACATTTGTTAAAATGAAGAAAAGGGTACTATAAGCACAGCAGAATGAAGGATCATGAAGAAATTCTAATGATACTTAGGAAGAGAACTGTGCACGTgacaatctatctatctatctatctatctatttctaTTATTACATCTTATAAATCAAAAATTTAAATCCTATGTGTTAGACAATTAGCAGTTCCTAATCACAAGTGGTGACATGTTAATCATTCTCCTAATTGTATTTAACACCTAATCATGCCAGGCTGGCAAtattaggaaaaaaaaaaaaaaaaatatcgaacCTCATTCTATCTTCTCCTTCTTCGTCTCTTCAACCCACCCGTTACAAACCCTAATAACTCCCATCGTTCGTCTCTACAACCAATCGAATACAAAACCCTAAATCTCAATGATTCAATCGGTGAACAAAACAAACACAAGTCTAAATCGAACTTGAACGGTTGTGTTTCTTCTTCACATAAGTTGCAGGAGTCTCGGTTCATCACACCTAAGGAACTTCATCTTCATAATCCAGTAAGTCTCTGTGTGTATTTTTAATTCCTTATTTTCTGGTCCATTTTTTAATTCCGTTACCACAAACAATTAAGAAACCCCCAAATTTGTAGTCAATTACTATTATACagttgttgaaaaaaaaaaaaaaaaacgatttgagACTTTAGTAGAGCAATTTATATTATGAAGGTTTGTAATTAAGTGGTACTGACCATGTTATCGGATCCACAACAAGTAGTTTACTGTTTTTTGGAATGTTAATAGCTATATAACTATGTGTAGATCCGAACAACCTTTTGTAACGAATGGTTACTAATGTGCCAGAATCCGTTAACTGTTAAAATAAACTCACCTCTTTAAAATTTCATTGCTGTATGGTGAAATGTTTTATACTACTAATTTCATACGCATTACATCCTATTACGAGTATATGTTATCAAACTTTCTTAAGTGATTACCCATTACATAAACTTAAGCTTTAACATTCattaaattttgtttttcaaaatcaTGTATTTTTTAATTTTACATGATTTGGAAGTTGTCTACACTTATTTAAATAAAAGCACTAAATAACTTCTAATAAATACTTCTTTTATAAATCGTGAAGATTAATGTTACAGATATTTAGATATTCATTCATTAGTGTTGATCCCGTTTTAGATGTAATGATGTTGAACATTTGAACAGCTTGTATCGCTCACCTGTCTTTCAATTAAAAAAGGTAAAACTTAATATGAATTTTCTATAGTATTTGTAAATTGATTGTATTTGAAACTCTACGGGTACTGAAAGAGAAGTTTGGGTTTGTCCACCATAAATACTGACTCATAAGTCATTACAATGACTAACGCGTCATAGGTAACTTTGACGATGATCCGGTGTAAACATGGTGGATGGGTTTGAATATAAACCATTTTGAAAAGATCTGTCAATACACACTTTGTGGGGGCCAATATTTTGCTGTATTTGATATGCAGTAAGCTGGCTATAATGGGGGCCAAGATATGAGTTTTTTTTATATCTTTGGAAATAATGTGGGTATCATAAACAAATAACGCGGGCTTAGTAGACCAAATACCTTTAAGGCTTGCACTTGATGATGATGGGTTGACAGTCTCATGTTATTGCAGACGTTTATCGCACAGGAACAACTTGGATCAAATTGAGTATGGTTGAGTGATAATCAAAGTTGGCGAGTGACGTATTGGTCAGTTAACAAGAGAAAGAGGTTGTATGTAAAACTTGCTGATGGGCCAAAGTTTGAAGATATCGGTGGTGCGGCGAAAGTGGTAACGGTTTATATTCTACGCCTGATGGATATACCGGTCTGGATCCTTTTTATGCCCTTGGTGTGAAATCGAATAAAGATGTAGTTAACCTCATCGATGCTGACATCAAGGACGTAAACATCACCAAGGCAGAAAAATTTTCGTAAAGGGAGAAATTCACTAAGGTTTATTGAGAATCTTCTAAAAAAGCAGATTTCCACCTGAGGAAACAATTGTAGAGTGCATTCAGACGTATTTGTTTCCTAATATCATCGGATCGGTAGAAAAGCTCGGTTTTGGGATACATGGTGAAGTGCCTTCTTGAAGGTTATATGGGTCAAAGAAAGGCTGACAACAAATATGATTTTAGGGACATAAGGTTAGAGCTGGTGAGCTACTCGAACGGGAACTTAGGAATCATCTGAAACACACCGAGCAGCAGAGAGTTAAACCGATGCAACGGGATCTGCATCCGGATAAAACAGCAGGTGAAATAGTGTGTTACCTGGATGCAACCATTATTACTAACGGGCTTTCTCGTGCTTTTTCAACGGGTTCCTGGTCACATGCGTACCAAAACATGGAGAAGACGTCTGGAGTCGTGGCCATGCTTAGACGGACTAACCCGTTACAGATGATTGCGGATATGAGGAGGATCCGTCAGCGGGTTTTGTATGCTGGTAAATCTGGAGATGCACGATATCCGTAAGAGCAGTTCTTAAATGTTTGTTTGTTAGTTATAAATGCGACAAAAAATTTATATTCAAGTGTTGTGTTCTTATTTTAGAAATTCTTTCATCATTTTTCCAAAAATTAATGACTCATAAATATCTTGGCATGCTAATTGTTCTGTGTATCTTCTTTTTTGTCATTGTGAAAACTTTAGGTTTACCACCCAAGTAGTCATTCTCATATAACAAAATGGGCCTGCTGATGCTAGAAGTTCATCAGAGTTATTTGGTATGCAAGTGTTATTCTTCAATCCAAATTTTGTCATTGTGAAATAGATAATGAATGTATGCCATATATGTGGGATTATTGATGAGCCAAATACGCAACCAGTAAAGACTGATTTTCCTCTCTATTGGGACACCACATGCGAATCAAACGCATACGAAATTGGTAAATCATCATGTTTCAATGAAATAATAGTGTAGGTGCATGAACGGAAACGTATGTCAAGAGGTTGATAAAACCTTATAAACACAACAAAAAAATCAAACACACTTTCACATTCATTTTTCTATACTCTTTCAATTTTCCAAACAAAACATTACTCCAAATGGATGCCTTTTTACGCATTGTCGACGATGATTCTTCGGACGATgaaatattatgaaatgttatgcgtTTGTGCGCCGAAGAGCTAGACCAAGAAGCTGGTGAAGGCTCAAGTCAGAGACCTCCACGAGGACCCCAAATGTATCTTCATAGAGATTGCGAAGGTGCGGCTCAACGTCTATGGAATGACTTTTTTTGATAATCCTACGTTTCCTGATGACAAATTAGAAAGACGATTTCGAATACAACCGCAATTATTCAGAGCATCTTTGCTTTTTTATGCCTTCATTTACTGCAGTAAGGACCGAAAGCTTTTATTCCGTTTTATATTTTTTATGGTTGTAGTTTGTGGTAGTAATGTGTTGTGGTTGTATTTTGTTGTAATTTGGATGTAGGCAACTTATATTCATTCACCGATGAAATTGAGACACCAACCTCTACCAGTATGCTCAACTTTGTAATCAAATTTTGCTCTATGTGTTTCAATTGTTAATGTCGTTTTCAGCATGCGATATGTGATACTCTAACTTTTGTATATGTCACTTATACTACGGTTTATTGCATTATGTAGTTGTGAGTAATGCATTTGTAGCAAAAACATCTACTGTGTCTTTGCACACCGCTAATATTTTTGGCGCTGACGATACTAACATATTAACATCTAAAGGTGTGTTTAAATTTGCCAACTGATCTTCTCTTGTTTTTTTTTAATACTTAAAGTTTGATATGTTTCTCGTCACAACCTGCACTTTCTGTTTCTTTTTGAAAGTTTCACTGTTCTATTTCAACTATAGTAGTTCACATGTAGTTGCTCTATTTCAACTacgaggaatattcaaatgaaaccaaaTTTTAAGtcgagattcaagggaccaatcagagtgcgacacgtggcgcgataatcacatgtgattgaaaaaaaatttaaaaaaaaaattttaaaaaaaaaatttgtaatttattttcgaaatttttttttccgaaattttttttttcaaattttttattttaaattattttttcaatcacatgtgattggatttgacatgcagtaaatcacatgtgattctgcatgccaatcacatgtgattgtaaagctcaatcacatgtgattctgcatgtcaaattcaatcacatgtggttgaagtgattgaatttttttttagtaaaatgacgaTTTTCAGTTAATTTGTGCTAAAACATTTAAataccaagtttttgatcaaatcaccgaattaaagtctgaaattttgaagatatgatcacgaaacgctaacaaacttgatcaaattacCAAATTAAAGTCGCTTTgcggttgaaatttttttttgaaaaaaaattttgaatttcttttgaaaaaattttttttaatttttttttcaatcacatgtgattgtatttgacatgcagaatcacatatgattgtgttttacaatcacatgtgattgggctttacaatcacatgtgattggatttgaaatgctaaatttaaaaaaaaaaaagtaaaaattgttataaaatatctagattgtgttataaaatatctagattggatgttaattttattattattatatttcttgcatagtaatattttatactataaatagacatgtatggtaaccatttaaggtgcaccacttctcttgaaatatcaatatcaatatttcttctctccttcttctctctttttctctctttgttcttataaccattaaaggtagttataagcctactgaattataacacgttatcagcacgaatagCTCCATATATTTAAGATGATTCTTCCAGTTGCCCAACCACCATTTCCACCTCTCAAGCCACCATCCTCCACGCTGAAATCGCCGGACGATCTTCGAAAGATCTTGAAACCTCTGATGTGTCTTCTGATCAAGAATTTATCAGCTTGGGTTCTTCCACCACTGAGTTATACTCATCAAGGTATTCCAAAACGTTGTTGATGTTATTTAATTTACATTCCTTTCACTTAATTAGTTAACAAGAAAATCAAGACATTTTACGAACCATAGAATCAAATATCAATACTACAATGAACATGAAGAAAAATAATTTTCGTAAGATAAAAGGGAAATCCGTACAAAAATAATAAATAGTTTTAGTAAACAAAACTTGAATACACATTAATATCATGTGAATTAACAAGGAATCCGTACCTCAAAACTATCCTCTTTTTtccttataaatattaattaatatatgtcTGCTTGCTTAAAACGAAACTGAGACTTTGAATGAGTATGTCCTGGTGTTGTTTTCTGCCGACAACTTTCTTATGCTTTGTAGACTTGTACTCCATGCTCTGTTGCTTGTACCTTTTTGCTTGGTATTTTTGGTAGCTttaaagtcttgtacttttcactcCTTCACTTATTATCTTTAGAGTTGAAACTTGAATTAAAACACCCTTTGAAACACCCCAACTCGGCATGGAATTGAACGGTGTTATTTCTTAATAATTCAACACTAATACTAATTAGTCTAAAAATACAAATAATTGAATGAGTCGAAAAACAACTATAATTTGTCATTACAAAAATAATCTAAAGCACAATCTTCAAGGTCTTCTAAGTCACACTCTCAGTCCCCGAATCAATCCTGATTACCTGCCGTAGAAGAAAGGAAAAACTACGTGAGCCAATtgcccagtgaacggatataaaATAACGAACATAGTATAAGAAAATAATTTTATCTTTCTTGAACCTTGACGAGACGAACTCAGGAAACAAAGGAACGAACGAAAAGCTATCGTATATATAATTCTCGTAGGGTTTTAATCAATTGCCATGGTTTGAGATAAGTCTAAAAGTACACGGAGTAATTATAATTGATGAAAATTAAGGCTAAGAATTACAATGGTGAGCTGTAACTTATAATGCATGTCTatccacacacatatatatatacactttaaaaTAGAATAATTTCTTTTCCTTTGATTATTTAAAATCCACCGACTTGCTTTCAACCAAATGATCATGACatttttttaataattaattacttTTGGTAGTTGAAACTAACccactagtttttttttttatggAATCCTAATCATCCTCTCATTTTTTTAactaattattagtgatatattgtGTCTTAGTTATTTGTCATGATTTATGGTTTACGgagtacatttatttatatataaggataaataaagtgtatatataAAATGTTAACAAATAATTTGTTTAACGATATTAAAGGAGTTATGAGCTGTCAACTTACTCCCATATCATAAAATAAAGACTTGGGTCAACAAAACTACACCACCTATTTGTTTTCTAAATGGAAATTTGAAACctgcttttattatttttttttataagatTACGGGCATTACACCCTTATAATATTAGTTATAGTAATATACACTTGAAAC
This genomic window from Rutidosis leptorrhynchoides isolate AG116_Rl617_1_P2 chromosome 2, CSIRO_AGI_Rlap_v1, whole genome shotgun sequence contains:
- the LOC139888246 gene encoding GTP-binding protein OBGC, chloroplastic-like, with translation NAALYFHLSTLPTGLLVLFSILTGRVNPVCCLQVLLSVSVSLQQQKMASISFLSISFISPHAQSRANKPRKRISSKNPKKTTTLTTSRPPPLSVTGGQATTYTRLPPIDDAISDSFSEIKLSDLPVPSLKQKKPYSKTKSKIHPKIEDTVEIAHSGSDEDEDDDELGFDYGKFELFEVNSDDEIDTDGEEYIVDELGFDNDNDEVGDDEEEREKEKGVPAVMRCFDRAKIYVRSGDGGNGVVAFRREKFVPLGGPSGGDGGRGGNVYLEVDSSMNSLLPFRNSIHFRAGRGSHGQGSKMSGAKGEDVVVKVPPGTVVRAAGKDGVPGDALLELLYAGDRALLLPGGRGGRGNASFKSGTNKVPRIAENGEEGPEMWLELELKLVADIGIVGAPNAGKSTFLSVISAAQPNIANYPFTTLLPNLGVVSFDYDASIVVADLPGLLEGAHRGFGLGHEFLRHTERCSALVHIVDGSSQQPEYEYDAVRLELEMFSPEIAEKPFIVAYNKMDLPEAYEKWESFQKNLRSRGIEPFCISAINREGTRDLITSAYELVRQGIEDKKDESWRDPVQFSHVAEMVKKQRTAPINEFQISHDSSSNTWHIEGAGLQRFVQMTNWKYMDSDRRFQHVLEACGVNKSLIKRGVKEGDTVIIGEMEMIWHDSPNSSGPSGPNRKFSTESEKWANWK